A single region of the Jatrophihabitans sp. GAS493 genome encodes:
- a CDS encoding glycosyltransferase family 4 protein, with the protein MPLDRRVWLECQALRDVGIGVSVICPKGPGDPFIQEIDGVRIYKYPPPPAASGVLGYMYEFIYCWLVTALLSLLVAARDGFGAIQACNPPDTYWALALLYRPFGKRFVYDQHDLNPEVFLSRFGAPKSTGARVQFGALRWLEKMTYRTAHEVISTNESYRSIALNRGGRDPQTVTVVRSGPDTTVMRPVEPVPALRGGQERLAVYLGIMGPQDGVDQALRALAELVHGRGRQDCHLALLGFGDCLEELKELAVELNLDEYVTFTGRVAAPEIADYLSTADIGICPDPKSPLNDVSTMNKTMEYMAYCLPVISFDLVETRVSAGESAIYLPSGDLAGFAQAWELLLDDPGERARRGALARTRVAAELDWAPQRDKYVRVWQRVLGLPEDGYPVNPEALAAQNARTSDARGRRYIALDDPARLADFIQHRA; encoded by the coding sequence GTGCCGCTGGACCGGCGGGTGTGGCTGGAGTGCCAGGCGCTGCGCGACGTCGGTATCGGCGTCTCGGTGATCTGCCCGAAGGGCCCGGGCGACCCGTTCATCCAGGAGATCGACGGCGTCCGTATCTACAAGTACCCGCCGCCACCGGCCGCCTCCGGCGTGCTGGGCTACATGTACGAGTTCATCTACTGCTGGCTGGTGACCGCGCTGCTGTCGCTGTTGGTGGCGGCGCGGGACGGTTTCGGGGCGATCCAGGCCTGCAACCCGCCGGACACGTACTGGGCGCTGGCGCTGCTCTACCGCCCATTCGGTAAGCGCTTCGTCTACGACCAGCACGACCTCAACCCGGAGGTCTTCCTATCCCGGTTCGGCGCGCCGAAGTCCACCGGGGCCCGAGTGCAGTTCGGCGCGCTGCGCTGGCTGGAGAAGATGACCTACCGGACCGCGCACGAGGTCATCTCCACCAACGAGTCCTACCGCAGCATCGCGCTGAACCGCGGCGGGCGTGACCCGCAGACGGTCACCGTCGTGCGCAGCGGACCGGACACCACGGTGATGCGCCCGGTCGAGCCGGTCCCGGCACTGCGCGGTGGGCAGGAGCGACTGGCCGTGTACCTCGGCATCATGGGGCCGCAGGACGGCGTCGACCAGGCGCTGCGGGCCCTCGCCGAACTCGTCCACGGCCGCGGCCGCCAGGACTGTCACCTGGCGCTGCTCGGCTTCGGCGATTGCCTCGAGGAGCTGAAGGAGCTGGCCGTCGAACTCAACCTCGACGAGTACGTGACCTTCACCGGTCGGGTCGCCGCCCCCGAGATCGCTGACTACCTCTCGACGGCCGACATCGGTATCTGCCCCGACCCGAAGAGCCCTCTCAATGACGTCTCGACGATGAACAAGACGATGGAGTACATGGCCTACTGCTTACCGGTGATCAGCTTCGACCTGGTCGAGACGCGGGTCTCGGCCGGCGAGTCCGCGATCTACCTGCCGTCCGGAGACCTCGCCGGTTTCGCGCAGGCTTGGGAGCTGCTGCTCGACGACCCCGGTGAGCGGGCCCGGCGGGGCGCCCTCGCCCGCACCCGCGTCGCCGCCGAGCTCGACTGGGCTCCGCAGCGCGACAAGTATGTGCGGGTCTGGCAGCGGGTGCTCGGCCTGCCCGAGGACGGGTATCCGGTCAACCCCGAGGCTCTGGCTGCCCAGAACGCCAGGACCTCCGACGCTCGCGGCCGACGTTATATAGCGTTGGACGATCCGGCGCGGTTGGCCGATTTCATCCAGCATCGGGCCTGA